A section of the Carya illinoinensis cultivar Pawnee chromosome 12, C.illinoinensisPawnee_v1, whole genome shotgun sequence genome encodes:
- the LOC122289741 gene encoding BTB/POZ and TAZ domain-containing protein 1-like has protein sequence MERRPEFLSICVQMRLKRKKRRRRQEEDQTTYLKLSEAMECLEHICTRGCTLVGPYDMEPTKIKGPCSKFSTCKGLQLLIHHFATCKKRVNDSCLRCKRLWQLLRLHSSICDRPDSCRVPLCRQFKLRMQQEKKEADARWKLLTRKVSRAKIILSLISAPLEK, from the exons ATGGAAAGGCGTCCGGAATTTTTGAGCATTTGCGTACAAATGAGGCttaaaaggaagaagagaagaagaaggcagGAAGAGGATCAGACAACGTATTTAAAACTCAGTGAGGCAATGGAGTGTTTAGAACACATATGCACAAGAGGGTGCACGCTTGTTGGGCCGTATGACATGGAGCCAACTAAGATTAAGGGGCCCTGCAGCAAGTTCTCCACATGTAAAGGTCTCCAGCTCTTGATTCATCATTTTGCCACGTGTAAGAAGAGGGTAAATGACAGTTGCTTAAGATGCAAGCGGTTGTGGCAGCTTCTAAGATTGCACTCATCAATCTGTGACCGGCCTGATTCTTGCAGAGTTCCTCTTTGTAG GCAGTTTAAGTTGAGAATGCAGCAGGAGAAAAAGGAGGCTGATGCAAGGTGGAAGTTGCTGACCCGGAAAGTTTCGAGGGCCAAAATCATATTATCTCTTATCTCTGCCCCATTGGAAAAGTGA
- the LOC122289740 gene encoding 30S ribosomal protein S2, chloroplastic — MTRRYWNINLEEMMEAGVHFGHGTSKWNPRMAPYISSKRKGIHIINLIRTARFLSEACNLVFDAGSRGKQFLIVGNKNKAADSIARAAIRARCHYVNNKWIGGMLTNWYTTETILHKFRDLRTEQKIERLNRLPKRDSAMLKRQLSHLQTYLGGIKYMMGLPDIVIIVDQQEEYTTLRECIILGIPTICLIDTNCDPDLADISIPANDDAIASIRLILNKLVFAICEGPSSYIRNT, encoded by the coding sequence ATGACAAGAAGATATTGGAACATCAATTTGGAAGAGATGATGGAAGCAGGAGTTCATTTTGGTCATGGTACTAGTAAATGGAATCCTAGAATGGCACCTTATATCTCTTCAAAGCGTAAAGGTATTCATATTATAAATCTTATTAGAACAGCTCGTTTTTTATCAGAAGCTTGTAATTTAGTTTTTGATGCAGGAAGTAGGGGAAAACAATTCTTAATTGTTGGTAACAAAAATAAAGCAGCTGATTCAATAGCACGGGCTGCAATAAGGGCTCGTTGTCATTATGTTAATAATAAATGGATCGGTGGTATGTTGACAAATTGGTATACTACAGAAACGATACTTCATAAGTTCAGGGACTTGAGAACGGAACAAAAGATAGAGAGACTCAACCGTCTTCCGAAACGAGATTCGGCTATGTTGAAGAGACAATTATCTCACTTGCAAACATATCTGGGCGGGATTAAATATATGATGGGATTACCCGATATTGTAATAATCGTTGATCAGCAAGAAGAATATACGACTCTTCGAGAATGTATCATTTTAGGAATTCCAACGATTTGTTTAATCGATACAAATTGTGACCCCGATCTCGCAGATATTTCGATTCCAGCAAATGATGACGCTATAGCTTCAATCCGATTAATTCTTAACAAATTAGTATTTGCAATTTGTGAGGGTCCTTCTAGCTATATACGAAATACGTGA